TCGCTATATTATAACCAACCAAACGGTTGGCCTAGAGGTGTTGAAGATGGACAGCATGATTAAAAAGCCGAAAAATCAAAGGACCAACATAATAGATGAATCCATCAAACTGTTTCTCTGGAAGGGCTATCATGCCACAAGCATGGATGATATTAGCGCTTCGGTCGGGCTGAAAAAAGGCAGCATCTACCATTATTTCACAGGAAAAGAAGCCATACTCCGCCAGTGCGTTTTGATGCCGTTACAGTCTGCTTTGTCTTTGATTAAAGAGGTTGTCGAAAAGGAATCCTCCCCGGTGGAAAAGCTACGGCAAGCGATCCAGATACAGATTCAGATAGTTCACGATCACCCCGAGCTTTTCATAGCGGTGCAGGAGAATTTTGACCTATTTGAACCTGAGTTGCGAGATGAGGTTCTCCGACTACAGACCGAGTATGAAAAGCTGTTTCAGACGGTTGTAACCAAGGGGATCGAGAGTGGGGAATTCCGCGCGGACCTGAGCCCGAGAATCGTGTCTTATGGAATCTTGGGTATGTGCAACTGGATGTTCAGGTGGTACAGGAAAGATGGAGTGTTGACTTCCTCTCAAATCGCCGATCAGTTCTTTTCGCTTTTGGCCGGCGGAATACTGTGTAATCCCCAATTGTCGTCCCCAAGGGATATCATGAAGCGCGGATTTACCGATCGTGGTGATCCCACCGCCCCATGATGGCCCTTCGAATGTCTGGCAAGGCGTCCAGGTCTTTTAGATTCGATATCAACTTACTCATAGGAGGTCGACCGGATGGCAAAAGGTGAGATCAGTATCAACGAGGTTTTGTGTCGGGGTTGTGGATATTGTGTAGAGTTTT
The genomic region above belongs to Dehalococcoidia bacterium and contains:
- a CDS encoding TetR/AcrR family transcriptional regulator: MDSMIKKPKNQRTNIIDESIKLFLWKGYHATSMDDISASVGLKKGSIYHYFTGKEAILRQCVLMPLQSALSLIKEVVEKESSPVEKLRQAIQIQIQIVHDHPELFIAVQENFDLFEPELRDEVLRLQTEYEKLFQTVVTKGIESGEFRADLSPRIVSYGILGMCNWMFRWYRKDGVLTSSQIADQFFSLLAGGILCNPQLSSPRDIMKRGFTDRGDPTAP